The Chitinophaga sp. H8 genome contains a region encoding:
- a CDS encoding DUF1801 domain-containing protein, giving the protein MNQEIKAYNDSLPASDKAIGQKLAQEIDKHLVGAENKIWHRHPVWFLNGNPIVGYSKLKDSVRLLFWSGQSFEKEGLQPEGSFKAAEVRYTDVKQIDTGLLKRWLEKSAKIQWDYKNIVKRKGVLERLL; this is encoded by the coding sequence ATGAACCAGGAAATAAAAGCGTATAATGATTCTTTGCCAGCTTCAGATAAGGCTATTGGCCAAAAGCTGGCACAGGAAATTGATAAGCATTTAGTGGGTGCAGAGAATAAAATATGGCACCGGCATCCGGTTTGGTTTCTGAATGGCAATCCGATCGTTGGGTATAGTAAATTGAAAGACAGTGTACGCCTGTTGTTTTGGAGTGGCCAGTCTTTTGAGAAAGAGGGCTTACAACCCGAAGGCAGTTTCAAGGCGGCAGAGGTCCGCTATACAGATGTAAAGCAGATTGATACCGGTTTGTTAAAGCGCTGGTTGGAAAAATCCGCAAAGATCCAGTGGGATTATAAAAACATTGTTAAGCGTAAAGGTGTGCTGGAGCGGCTGCTCTAG
- a CDS encoding histidine kinase yields the protein MNARTALAVFSVLTLLFITSCQDNEKPRKDQGNTPEVISGKDYLSLVISLDTLSSVGYKKVVYREDSLLRYVPDSNHNPFYYYFRARRYHLEKQPDMAMEAYKKMAGTKDSIEIDLLKTYSILDNTTGSGTLVAGTLMQSILAAMQKAENAHSKLTYRFYDLMAKAYYQNDNGAESLEYAERYYKNHPYKSHPVVRQRYYDISFMLASRAGDDSKMILYNEEARNLAKSIGDSMAIARSYDNLAQVYARQQRFDKAVENSRIFIEYLKKTNSLKAYAYNNLATSFVRNNQLDSAIHYYKEAIALAKRNAEGKEVPGYYNGLIEAYKKKGAYAEAMEAADYAFALEIRNIKEIEAVKVAEIQAKYETEKKDRNIAELSSQNVLNEKVIRQQRWTMGLASVIFIGIFSFFYIIHRQYRLKEKNKLLQSENSRLNIEQKLLQAQLNPHFIFNSIANLQSLVASGNTKESVRYLSTFSRLLRSVLEQSRKDFISLEEEVTSLKNYLQLQQMRFEGVFDYQVIVADGLCGDDILIPPMLVQPFVENAIEHGFRNIQHKGILTVSFSAENNQLFILVDDNGKGIVNKEEGQQKKRSLAGIILKERLEALFKSSGQEAKFDVKNKEGDGTHGVTVCIVIPEIKD from the coding sequence ATGAATGCAAGAACCGCATTGGCGGTTTTTTCGGTTTTGACACTGCTTTTTATTACCTCCTGTCAGGATAATGAAAAGCCCCGGAAAGATCAGGGCAATACCCCTGAGGTGATATCCGGGAAAGATTATTTGTCTCTGGTAATTTCCCTGGATACTTTATCATCTGTGGGATACAAAAAGGTTGTTTACAGAGAAGACAGCCTGCTCCGGTATGTCCCTGATAGTAATCATAACCCGTTTTATTATTATTTCCGGGCCAGGCGGTACCATTTGGAGAAGCAGCCGGACATGGCAATGGAAGCGTATAAAAAGATGGCCGGAACAAAAGATAGCATTGAAATAGACTTGCTGAAGACCTACAGCATACTGGATAATACCACCGGCAGTGGCACATTGGTAGCAGGAACATTAATGCAATCTATATTGGCCGCCATGCAAAAAGCCGAGAATGCCCATAGCAAGCTGACTTATCGCTTTTATGATCTGATGGCCAAAGCATATTATCAGAATGATAATGGAGCAGAATCATTGGAGTATGCGGAACGTTATTATAAAAATCACCCCTACAAATCTCATCCGGTAGTAAGACAACGGTACTACGATATTTCTTTTATGCTGGCTTCCAGGGCGGGGGATGATAGTAAGATGATATTATATAATGAAGAAGCACGTAATCTGGCCAAAAGTATCGGCGATAGTATGGCCATTGCCCGATCGTATGATAACCTGGCTCAGGTTTATGCGCGTCAACAGCGATTTGACAAAGCCGTTGAAAATAGCAGGATTTTCATTGAGTATTTGAAGAAAACCAATAGTCTGAAGGCATATGCATATAATAATTTAGCTACCAGCTTTGTCCGTAATAATCAGCTGGATTCCGCTATTCACTATTATAAGGAAGCTATCGCTTTAGCCAAAAGGAATGCAGAAGGTAAAGAAGTACCTGGTTATTACAACGGACTTATAGAAGCCTATAAAAAGAAAGGGGCATATGCTGAAGCCATGGAAGCAGCTGATTATGCTTTTGCCCTGGAAATAAGAAATATTAAAGAGATAGAAGCGGTTAAAGTTGCAGAGATACAGGCAAAATATGAAACAGAGAAAAAAGACCGGAATATAGCAGAACTGAGTAGCCAGAATGTGTTGAACGAAAAGGTTATACGTCAGCAAAGATGGACAATGGGGCTGGCCTCCGTAATTTTCATTGGTATATTTTCATTCTTTTATATTATACACCGGCAATACCGGCTGAAAGAGAAAAACAAATTGCTGCAATCGGAGAACAGCCGCTTGAATATTGAGCAAAAACTATTGCAGGCACAACTAAATCCCCACTTCATATTTAACTCTATTGCAAATCTGCAGAGCCTTGTAGCTTCCGGTAATACGAAAGAATCTGTCCGCTATCTGTCAACGTTTTCCAGATTATTACGGAGTGTGCTGGAGCAAAGCAGGAAGGATTTTATCAGTCTGGAAGAAGAAGTGACCTCCTTGAAGAACTACCTCCAGCTGCAGCAAATGCGATTTGAAGGAGTTTTTGATTACCAGGTAATAGTTGCGGATGGCCTCTGCGGAGATGATATCCTGATTCCCCCTATGTTAGTCCAGCCTTTTGTAGAAAACGCTATAGAGCATGGGTTTAGAAATATTCAACACAAAGGTATTTTAACGGTATCATTCAGTGCTGAAAACAATCAGTTGTTTATCCTGGTAGATGATAATGGTAAAGGTATTGTGAATAAGGAGGAGGGACAGCAAAAGAAGAGATCCCTTGCCGGAATTATCCTTAAGGAAAGACTGGAGGCACTTTTCAAATCCAGTGGGCAGGAAGCGAAGTTTGATGTTAAGAATAAAGAAGGCGACGGTACGCATGGGGTTACCGTGTGTATTGTAATACCGGAAATTAAGGACTAA
- a CDS encoding PLP-dependent aminotransferase family protein translates to MRKEFLYNEVANGIARQIAAGVLQPGDKLPSVRRLCEEHSISMNTAKRVFLELEAQSLIDSKPQSGYFVSKLPYQKLPLPEISRPSSIANDNEPNELIRKVYSNMGNDALTLFSISAPSGQLLPLPKLKKDLVQATRELKEGGTAYEPLQGNLKLRRIVAIRSLTWGGNLHENDLITTNGAINAVSLCLMALGKPGDTIAMESPCFPGLLQLAISLGFKVLELPTHPVTGLEIAALKKAIPKINLCLLIPNFNTPLGSCMPDENKKEIVALLAKHHIPLIEDDIYGDLYFGTQRPKCCKSFDEEGNVLWCSSVSKTLAPGYRVGWVAPGKHKEKLLKLKLVHAISSAAVIQEAVANFLKSGKYDNHLRQLRRILHDNYLQYVHAIARYFPEGTKTSRPQGGLALWVELNKGVDTSALYDLAIKKQISIAPGRMFTLQDQFENCMRLCIGLPWSDELKFKLKQLGQLARMI, encoded by the coding sequence ATGCGTAAGGAATTTCTCTATAATGAAGTAGCAAACGGAATAGCCAGGCAGATCGCTGCAGGTGTTTTACAGCCGGGCGACAAACTACCTTCTGTAAGAAGGTTATGTGAAGAACACAGCATTAGCATGAACACTGCCAAAAGAGTATTCCTGGAACTGGAAGCGCAATCGCTGATCGACTCCAAACCACAATCAGGGTATTTCGTAAGCAAGCTGCCTTACCAGAAACTGCCGCTTCCGGAAATAAGCCGGCCATCATCAATAGCGAATGATAACGAACCCAACGAATTGATTCGTAAAGTTTATTCCAATATGGGAAATGATGCGCTCACCCTATTTTCTATTAGTGCCCCATCGGGGCAACTGCTGCCATTACCAAAGCTAAAAAAGGATCTCGTACAGGCAACGCGGGAACTTAAGGAAGGCGGTACAGCGTATGAACCCTTGCAGGGAAATTTAAAATTGAGAAGAATAGTGGCGATCCGTTCCTTAACCTGGGGTGGTAACCTGCATGAAAATGATCTGATTACTACCAATGGTGCCATCAACGCAGTATCCCTTTGTTTGATGGCATTGGGAAAACCAGGAGACACTATTGCAATGGAAAGTCCTTGTTTTCCGGGCTTACTGCAACTGGCCATAAGCCTGGGATTTAAAGTACTGGAGCTCCCTACTCACCCTGTTACCGGCCTGGAAATAGCGGCATTAAAAAAAGCCATTCCCAAGATTAATCTTTGCCTGCTAATTCCTAATTTCAACACACCATTAGGCAGTTGTATGCCTGATGAAAACAAAAAAGAAATCGTTGCCCTTTTGGCAAAGCATCATATTCCACTGATTGAGGATGATATATATGGCGATCTCTACTTTGGTACACAACGGCCAAAATGTTGCAAATCTTTTGACGAGGAAGGGAATGTACTATGGTGTAGTTCTGTATCAAAAACCCTGGCGCCAGGCTATCGGGTTGGCTGGGTAGCTCCGGGTAAACATAAAGAAAAATTGCTGAAGCTGAAACTGGTGCATGCAATATCCTCTGCTGCTGTTATCCAGGAAGCAGTGGCCAATTTCCTGAAGAGTGGTAAGTACGATAATCACTTACGCCAGCTTCGCAGGATATTACACGATAATTACCTGCAATATGTGCATGCCATTGCCCGATATTTTCCGGAGGGCACCAAAACTAGCAGGCCTCAGGGTGGGCTTGCGCTTTGGGTAGAACTGAATAAAGGCGTGGATACTTCGGCATTATATGATCTGGCTATTAAAAAACAAATCAGTATTGCGCCCGGGCGAATGTTCACCTTACAGGATCAGTTTGAAAATTGTATGAGGCTCTGTATCGGCTTACCCTGGTCGGATGAGTTAAAATTTAAATTAAAACAACTTGGGCAACTTGCCAGAATGATCTGA
- a CDS encoding FAD-binding oxidoreductase translates to MEKIIADDPRYADLAGKRFNKRFTGKPEYIRLPQTTEEVIVAVQEAVSSKLRLVVRSGGHCLEGFVTDPAVQVIIDMSLMTGISYDSERFAFMVEAGATVGEMYRRLFLGWGVVLPAGEHPGIGMGGHVLGGAFGFLCREYGLAADYLYGIELVAVDAAGKAHSVIATREATDPNRDLWWAHTGGGGGNFGIVTRYWLRSPNVTGAVPAETLPKAPVSITTFRVSWDWKDFDETSFSSLMRNFGEWAQQHSGPDSAYTQLFSLLFLNHRNLGKLEMKGLSTAGKKAVQLIDEHLAAIAAPIGLPYTKQIEETPWLRFALNPFPELFQPGFDNAQAKVKDAFFRKACTEKQIATAHKYLTMAINVGGGLGMATYGGKVNTVPPEATASAQRDAILDVACNAGWGDPQGEAATLEWVRSFYMSLFEDTGGVPVPNAQTDGCMINHPDTDVADPEWNKSGVPWYTLYYKENYPRLQQVKSKWDPLNIFHHALSIKAAD, encoded by the coding sequence ATGGAAAAGATTATTGCTGATGACCCCCGTTATGCAGATCTTGCAGGAAAGCGGTTTAATAAACGTTTTACAGGAAAGCCGGAATATATCCGGTTGCCGCAGACTACGGAGGAAGTGATAGTAGCGGTGCAAGAGGCCGTAAGCAGTAAGCTGCGGTTGGTAGTACGTAGTGGTGGCCATTGCCTGGAAGGATTTGTTACAGATCCCGCTGTACAGGTAATTATAGATATGTCGCTGATGACCGGCATCAGTTATGATAGTGAAAGATTCGCTTTTATGGTAGAAGCAGGTGCTACGGTAGGTGAAATGTACCGGAGGCTGTTCCTCGGCTGGGGCGTGGTGCTTCCCGCCGGAGAACATCCTGGCATTGGTATGGGAGGGCATGTATTGGGAGGTGCTTTCGGTTTCCTTTGCCGGGAATATGGGTTGGCTGCTGATTATCTTTATGGCATAGAGCTGGTGGCAGTTGATGCAGCCGGTAAGGCGCATAGTGTGATTGCCACCCGTGAAGCAACAGATCCTAACCGTGATCTTTGGTGGGCACATACCGGTGGGGGCGGCGGCAATTTTGGTATCGTTACCCGTTATTGGCTCCGGTCGCCTAACGTTACAGGAGCTGTTCCGGCAGAGACATTACCCAAAGCTCCGGTATCGATTACTACTTTCCGGGTATCATGGGATTGGAAAGACTTTGATGAAACCTCTTTTTCCAGTCTTATGCGAAATTTTGGGGAGTGGGCGCAGCAGCATAGCGGGCCTGATTCGGCATATACACAACTTTTCAGCCTGCTCTTTCTTAATCACCGTAATCTTGGCAAGTTGGAAATGAAAGGGCTTTCTACTGCCGGGAAAAAGGCCGTACAGCTGATCGATGAACACCTGGCCGCTATTGCAGCTCCTATAGGGCTGCCTTATACGAAGCAGATAGAGGAAACACCCTGGCTGCGCTTTGCCTTGAATCCTTTTCCGGAGTTATTTCAACCTGGTTTTGATAATGCGCAGGCTAAAGTGAAGGATGCGTTTTTCCGTAAGGCGTGTACTGAAAAACAGATCGCTACGGCCCATAAATACCTTACTATGGCTATAAATGTGGGCGGAGGATTAGGAATGGCCACTTATGGAGGAAAGGTGAATACGGTACCGCCTGAAGCCACGGCCTCTGCCCAGCGGGATGCTATTCTTGATGTAGCCTGTAATGCCGGGTGGGGGGATCCTCAGGGAGAAGCAGCTACGCTGGAATGGGTCCGTTCTTTTTATATGTCACTTTTTGAAGATACCGGCGGTGTGCCGGTGCCCAATGCACAAACCGATGGCTGCATGATTAATCATCCCGATACAGATGTAGCTGATCCGGAATGGAACAAATCTGGTGTGCCGTGGTATACATTGTATTACAAAGAGAATTATCCCAGGTTGCAGCAGGTTAAAAGCAAATGGGATCCGTTGAATATATTCCATCATGCTTTGTCTATAAAGGCTGCTGATTAA
- a CDS encoding DMT family transporter: MGNNHLISDKSTASSGWMNGFIGVLIFSGSLPATRVAVLDFNPVFLTVARATIAGLLALCVLLMLKERRPAKKDIFPLAIVSIGVVVGFPLLSALALQYVTAAHSIVFLGMLPLTTAIFGVIRGGERPRPAFWVCSVTGSMLVIGYAVAQGLSASPAGDILMLLAVILCGLGYAEGAKLSKTLGGWQVISWALVLSLPFMLPITWYLFPLTYTGITVPAWIGLAYVSIFSMLVGFIFWYRGLAQGGIAAVGQLQLLQPFFGLALAATLLHEQVSIGMLCITVGVILCVAGSKKFAK; encoded by the coding sequence ATGGGGAACAATCATTTAATTTCTGACAAGTCAACAGCCAGCAGTGGTTGGATGAACGGATTCATCGGTGTACTGATATTCAGTGGTTCATTGCCGGCAACCAGGGTGGCTGTGCTGGATTTTAACCCTGTATTTTTAACGGTGGCACGGGCCACTATTGCCGGGCTGCTTGCCCTTTGCGTGTTACTTATGCTTAAAGAAAGGCGGCCTGCAAAGAAAGATATTTTTCCATTGGCCATTGTATCAATAGGTGTTGTGGTGGGTTTCCCGCTATTATCAGCGCTGGCATTGCAGTATGTAACTGCTGCGCATTCTATTGTATTTCTTGGTATGCTGCCACTTACCACAGCCATATTTGGTGTAATCCGGGGAGGTGAGCGTCCCCGGCCGGCCTTTTGGGTATGCTCGGTTACAGGAAGTATGCTGGTGATAGGTTATGCCGTTGCGCAGGGGCTATCCGCATCACCTGCCGGTGATATCCTGATGTTGCTGGCAGTGATTTTGTGTGGACTCGGTTATGCAGAAGGTGCAAAACTTTCCAAAACGCTAGGAGGATGGCAGGTGATCTCCTGGGCGTTGGTGTTGTCATTGCCTTTTATGTTACCCATCACCTGGTATCTTTTCCCATTAACATATACAGGCATTACCGTCCCAGCCTGGATTGGTCTGGCTTATGTTTCCATATTCAGTATGCTGGTAGGTTTTATATTCTGGTATCGTGGATTAGCCCAGGGAGGCATTGCAGCTGTAGGACAGCTGCAATTGCTGCAACCATTTTTTGGCCTGGCGCTGGCAGCTACTTTACTGCATGAACAGGTAAGCATAGGAATGCTGTGTATAACCGTTGGCGTGATTCTCTGTGTAGCTGGTTCAAAGAAGTTTGCGAAATAG